One part of the Carassius gibelio isolate Cgi1373 ecotype wild population from Czech Republic chromosome B6, carGib1.2-hapl.c, whole genome shotgun sequence genome encodes these proteins:
- the pecam1b gene encoding platelet endothelial cell adhesion molecule isoform X1 has product MWVKILPSLKMGTLWFTSLWYLLFFLLTSEEACAESVIKSVQLIIHPRNEVERGTNVSLICHAEVSHSPGSLPIYEYNIYKDFKLLNTDQANSKDYQYSIPDARMADSGKYKCEVVIKEQKKESLVEDLTVKGLQTPVLTVDKLKLIEGNHVNFNCTAEGERGLLRFFIRDGSQELYTELTYSRRVDWQLNLPKGTVNIFCYYSITLRSTELSNVSNVIRLDIQELEINPNIEVIPSKNVTEGDLITFSCSVDTTYQRNSDPIITLSHGHIVLSSNMTKTDYKVYAKANESGEYECTSRLGSVSKVSAMNISVKELFSMPVLSIPPAKVFEGEHFSISCQINSLASERIRMDDIRYSILQDKTPVINGSLYNGTAGKASNGKYICVAEAKGIIKKSRMVLFEAEVLVSKPEISVYGPVIVNKPFWIHCHSYNGSLPIIYSLKRNNITLNKTEVSDLHENARFLAMISTPLDISSYMCEAENNGQVSRKMSERLRVTVIVPVGKPLLTIIPVPENIEEGSDVTLICNIAKGSPPINFSFYGGSGTEIYSTTVQSNSSSYVLSAVKRQQSGNYYCEANNQAQSLIKSDTVSVEVSLATWKKALIAVFCMLVVALLVLFIVRHYKAKRVVVNNKESVWSERLPDVADQDSLVSTNEGDIEYTEVVHLQPVDPTQIPRKKGTDTVYSELQTTQGATEHVNHEDLLEYAELSHDLPEPVD; this is encoded by the exons ATGTGGGTGAAGATTCTGCCCTCTCTAAAGATGGGCACCTTGTGGTTCACCTCCTTGTGGtatctcctcttcttcctcttaaCCT CAGAGGAAGCCTGCGCAG AGTCTGTCATAAAAAGTGTGCAACTCATTATCCATCCAAGAAACGAAGTTGAAAGAGGTACAAATGTGTCATTGATATGTCATGCAGAAGTCAGCCACAGCCCGGGGTCTCTCCCCATCTATGAATACAACATCTACAAAGATTTTAAGCTATTAAATACTGACCAGGCGAATTCTAAGGACTACCAATACTCTATACCAGATGCCAGAATGGCTGACTCTGGGAAATATAAATGTGAGGTTGTCATTAAGGAGCAAAAGAAGGAGAGCCTTGTCGAAGACCTGACCGTGAAAG GTCTTCAGACACCAGTCCTAACAGTGGATAAACTGAAACTGATAGAGGGAAATCATGTTAATTTTAACTGTACAGCAGAGGGAGAAAGAGGTCTTCTTAGATTTTTCATTCGTGATGGATCTCAGGAACTCTACACAGAGCTCACATATAGTCGCAGAGTTGATTGGCAGCTAAATCTTCCTAAAGGAACTGTGAATATATTTTGCTACTATTCTATTACATTACGTAGCACAGAACTCTCTAATGTCAGTAATGTAATCCGTCTTGACATTCAAG AGCTGGAGATCAATCCTAATATCGAAGTCATCCCATCAAAAAATGTCACTGAAGGAGATCTCATAACCTTCAGCTGCAGTGTTGATACAACTTACCAAAGAAATTCTGATCCAATAATCACTCTTAGCCATGGACATATCGTGCTCAGTTCAAACATGACAAAGACAGATTACAAAGTGTATGCTAAGGCTAATGAATCTGGGGAATATGAGTGCACCTCACGTCTTGGTAGTGTTTCTAAAGTCTCCGCTATGAACATCTCTGTAAAAG AGCTTTTCTCCATGCCTGTCCTGAGCATCCCCCCAGCTAAGGTTTTTGAGGGAGAACATTTCAGCATCAGCTGTCAAATAAACAGCTTAGCCTCAGAAAGGATTCGAATGGATGATATAAGGTACTCTATATTACAAGACAAAACACCTGTAATAAATGGTAGCCTATACAATGGCACTGCAGGCAAAGCATCCAATGGGAAATATATATGTGTTGCTGAAGCCAAGGGGATTATCAAAAAGAGCAGGATGGTGCTGTTTGAAGCAGAAG TTCTCGTTTCAAAGCCTGAGATCTCAGTTTATGGTCCTGTTATCGTGAATAAGCCATTTTGGATACATTGCCATTCTTACAATGGAAGTCTGCCAATTATCTACTCACTAAAGAGAAACAACATCACCCTGAACAAGACTGAAGTATCTGACCTTCATGAGAATGCTCGTTTTTTAGCCATGATATCAACTCCTTTAGACATCAGCAGTTACATGTGTGAAGCAGAGAATAACGGCCAAGTCTCAAGAAAGATGAGTGAAAGGCTACGTGTGACTGTAATAG TTCCAGTAGGGAAGCCTTTACTGACAATCATTCCAGTTCCAGAAAACATTGAAGAGGGCAGTGATGTTACCCTCATATGTAACATTGCAAAAGGCTCACCACCTATCAATTTTAGTTTTTATGGAGGCAGTGGCACAGAAATCTACAGCACCACAGTTCAAAGTAATTCATCCTCATATGTTCTGAGTGCCGTAAAGAGACAGCAAAGTGGAAATTATTACTGTGAGGCAAATAACCAGGCACAATCTTTGATAAAGAGTGACACAGTCTCTGTCGAAG TGAGCCTGGCAACGTGGAAAAAAGCTTTGATTGCTGTATTCTGCATGCTGGTAGTGGCCCTACTGGTCCTTTTCATCGTGAGGCACTACAAGGCCAAGCGAG TGGTGGTGAATAACAAAGAGAGTGTTTGGAGTGAAAGACTTCCAG ATGTTGCTGACCAGGACAGCCTAGTGTCCACAAACGAAGGTGACATAGAGTACACAGAGGTGGTTCATCTGCAACCTGTAGATCCTACACAAA ttcctCGGAAAAAAGGCACAGATACTGTGTACAGTGAgcttcaaaccactcaag GGGCTACTGAACATGTTAACCAT GAAGACCTGTTAGAATATGCTGAACTCAGCCATGATCTTCCTGAACCAGTGGACTGA
- the pecam1b gene encoding platelet endothelial cell adhesion molecule isoform X2, with the protein MWVKILPSLKMGTLWFTSLWYLLFFLLTSEEACAESVIKSVQLIIHPRNEVERGTNVSLICHAEVSHSPGSLPIYEYNIYKDFKLLNTDQANSKDYQYSIPDARMADSGKYKCEVVIKEQKKESLVEDLTVKGLQTPVLTVDKLKLIEGNHVNFNCTAEGERGLLRFFIRDGSQELYTELTYSRRVDWQLNLPKGTVNIFCYYSITLRSTELSNVSNVIRLDIQELEINPNIEVIPSKNVTEGDLITFSCSVDTTYQRNSDPIITLSHGHIVLSSNMTKTDYKVYAKANESGEYECTSRLGSVSKVSAMNISVKELFSMPVLSIPPAKVFEGEHFSISCQINSLASERIRMDDIRYSILQDKTPVINGSLYNGTAGKASNGKYICVAEAKGIIKKSRMVLFEAEVLVSKPEISVYGPVIVNKPFWIHCHSYNGSLPIIYSLKRNNITLNKTEVSDLHENARFLAMISTPLDISSYMCEAENNGQVSRKMSERLRVTVIVPVGKPLLTIIPVPENIEEGSDVTLICNIAKGSPPINFSFYGGSGTEIYSTTVQSNSSSYVLSAVKRQQSGNYYCEANNQAQSLIKSDTVSVEVSLATWKKALIAVFCMLVVALLVLFIVRHYKAKRVVVNNKESVWSERLPDVADQDSLVSTNEGDIEYTEVVHLQPVDPTQRATEHVNHEDLLEYAELSHDLPEPVD; encoded by the exons ATGTGGGTGAAGATTCTGCCCTCTCTAAAGATGGGCACCTTGTGGTTCACCTCCTTGTGGtatctcctcttcttcctcttaaCCT CAGAGGAAGCCTGCGCAG AGTCTGTCATAAAAAGTGTGCAACTCATTATCCATCCAAGAAACGAAGTTGAAAGAGGTACAAATGTGTCATTGATATGTCATGCAGAAGTCAGCCACAGCCCGGGGTCTCTCCCCATCTATGAATACAACATCTACAAAGATTTTAAGCTATTAAATACTGACCAGGCGAATTCTAAGGACTACCAATACTCTATACCAGATGCCAGAATGGCTGACTCTGGGAAATATAAATGTGAGGTTGTCATTAAGGAGCAAAAGAAGGAGAGCCTTGTCGAAGACCTGACCGTGAAAG GTCTTCAGACACCAGTCCTAACAGTGGATAAACTGAAACTGATAGAGGGAAATCATGTTAATTTTAACTGTACAGCAGAGGGAGAAAGAGGTCTTCTTAGATTTTTCATTCGTGATGGATCTCAGGAACTCTACACAGAGCTCACATATAGTCGCAGAGTTGATTGGCAGCTAAATCTTCCTAAAGGAACTGTGAATATATTTTGCTACTATTCTATTACATTACGTAGCACAGAACTCTCTAATGTCAGTAATGTAATCCGTCTTGACATTCAAG AGCTGGAGATCAATCCTAATATCGAAGTCATCCCATCAAAAAATGTCACTGAAGGAGATCTCATAACCTTCAGCTGCAGTGTTGATACAACTTACCAAAGAAATTCTGATCCAATAATCACTCTTAGCCATGGACATATCGTGCTCAGTTCAAACATGACAAAGACAGATTACAAAGTGTATGCTAAGGCTAATGAATCTGGGGAATATGAGTGCACCTCACGTCTTGGTAGTGTTTCTAAAGTCTCCGCTATGAACATCTCTGTAAAAG AGCTTTTCTCCATGCCTGTCCTGAGCATCCCCCCAGCTAAGGTTTTTGAGGGAGAACATTTCAGCATCAGCTGTCAAATAAACAGCTTAGCCTCAGAAAGGATTCGAATGGATGATATAAGGTACTCTATATTACAAGACAAAACACCTGTAATAAATGGTAGCCTATACAATGGCACTGCAGGCAAAGCATCCAATGGGAAATATATATGTGTTGCTGAAGCCAAGGGGATTATCAAAAAGAGCAGGATGGTGCTGTTTGAAGCAGAAG TTCTCGTTTCAAAGCCTGAGATCTCAGTTTATGGTCCTGTTATCGTGAATAAGCCATTTTGGATACATTGCCATTCTTACAATGGAAGTCTGCCAATTATCTACTCACTAAAGAGAAACAACATCACCCTGAACAAGACTGAAGTATCTGACCTTCATGAGAATGCTCGTTTTTTAGCCATGATATCAACTCCTTTAGACATCAGCAGTTACATGTGTGAAGCAGAGAATAACGGCCAAGTCTCAAGAAAGATGAGTGAAAGGCTACGTGTGACTGTAATAG TTCCAGTAGGGAAGCCTTTACTGACAATCATTCCAGTTCCAGAAAACATTGAAGAGGGCAGTGATGTTACCCTCATATGTAACATTGCAAAAGGCTCACCACCTATCAATTTTAGTTTTTATGGAGGCAGTGGCACAGAAATCTACAGCACCACAGTTCAAAGTAATTCATCCTCATATGTTCTGAGTGCCGTAAAGAGACAGCAAAGTGGAAATTATTACTGTGAGGCAAATAACCAGGCACAATCTTTGATAAAGAGTGACACAGTCTCTGTCGAAG TGAGCCTGGCAACGTGGAAAAAAGCTTTGATTGCTGTATTCTGCATGCTGGTAGTGGCCCTACTGGTCCTTTTCATCGTGAGGCACTACAAGGCCAAGCGAG TGGTGGTGAATAACAAAGAGAGTGTTTGGAGTGAAAGACTTCCAG ATGTTGCTGACCAGGACAGCCTAGTGTCCACAAACGAAGGTGACATAGAGTACACAGAGGTGGTTCATCTGCAACCTGTAGATCCTACACAAA GGGCTACTGAACATGTTAACCAT GAAGACCTGTTAGAATATGCTGAACTCAGCCATGATCTTCCTGAACCAGTGGACTGA